The Drosophila biarmipes strain raj3 chromosome X, RU_DBia_V1.1, whole genome shotgun sequence genome includes the window TTCATCCTGGGCAGAAATGAATGAAGTCTCGGCCATTACTTTCTCCACAGGTACATTTTCTCCATGTTTTTGTGTAATTTCCACAGGTTTAGCTATCTGAATTTTCTGCATAAGTTCCATGGGCTTATCTTCCTGACTTATCTGAGAAATTTCCATCGATTCAGATTGAGGATCATCGGAGCTGTTCAAGTCGATTCGACTGTTGGGGCTACTCAAAATAGTGGTTATGTTTTCATTTATCACAGATTGCAGGTGTTCCACGTCGGAACTCTCAGAACTATAACCCTCGAACTGCTCTTCATCGAATACCACACTCACTTCTAGTAGGTGGGAACTATTGTGCAAGATCTCCATAATTCCTCTGGTACCACTCAAGCTACTACTTTGTCCAAGAGAAGAATTGCTCGGAGATTCGAAAGCATCCATCGATTCAGAATCCCCGTCTTCTGAGCTGTTCGAATCGTCTCTACTGCTCTGATTGCTCAAAATGGAGGTTATATTTCGATTAATCACGGATTTCAGCGATTCCCCGTCGGAACTCTCGGAACTGGATCCTTCGATGCCTACTCTTACGTGTATGGGGTAGGTCCTACTGCCACATTTTCCACAGATGAACTTCTTCGCCTCATCGCCATCAAGACACTGACAGTGCTTCTCCAGGCACGCACAAATGCGAAAGGATTGTGCAAACCGTACAATTCACggtaaaaaatattgaaaaaaaaagttatatatgtatgttttaCTTGTGTAGAGTTTTTGATGCTGTCTTTACGAAGTATTGAGTGAAAGTGAAACTGAGGGGTAGAATGAGAGTGAATGACAATGAAAGGCATGCTATAGGTTATACTGTGTAGTTTCcggtatttaaacaaaaaattttaaaaaatttaaacaaatacccatattttcttaataaataataatttaaataagcttaatataaaaaaacatataaaaattcCTAAATTAGCTTttgatttcattaattaatagCTAACCTAAAAACTCCGCAAGGTCATGACTTTTAGCTAGAACCtattgggaattataagaaaaatgttgtatttcTACGGCGTAGACCGTTCattatttatgtattattaatttaatattacttACTTATAGTTTTTCCTCTCCCCTTAAGTAACCTAAGTGTTATAGTTCACAGTTCGAGCGATCAAAACTGGTAGGGCCTTTGGCGTTGGCAGGAAACGAGCCTTCGAAAAACATGTGAGCCAGCCCCGCACTCTCAAAATTACGCGAAACCATATTGCCAGTGGAATTCTCAGCGGAACTCGAGGTCTAAATTGCGCGAAGTAGAAAACGAGGACTCGAATTTCTGACAGGATGTCCAGCGAGCAGCAGGCCCAGCAGCCGGAAGCGGAAGGCAGCCACGAGCAGGAAGCGGAAGCGGAGTCCGAGACCCTGGTAGCCGAAGTGCCCTCGATCCCCAGTGTGGCCAGTTCCGTGGAGGAGAATGCGCCCAGCACCAGTCGGACGGGCAAAACCGCCGCACCGCTCAGCGGTTGTGTGGTGCGAATCAAGCACGAGCTGCAGGACATTCGCAGGCATCCGCCGCCGAACTGCAGCGCCGAAATGCAGAACGAGGATCTCTTTCGCTGGACGGCCGGTGTGAACGGGCCGCCTGGCTCCGTCTACGAGGGCGGCCACTTCCGGCTGGACATCCGCTTCCCGGCCAGCTATCCCTTCCGGCCGCCGCGCATCCGGTTCACCACCCGGATCTACCACTGCAACGTGGACAGCCGCGGCGCCATCTGCCTGGACGTCCTCGGGGAGCGATGGTCGCCGGTGATGAATGTGTCCAAGGTGGGTTCGATTCCTTGTAAATTatattgttaaatttatttaaagttcgCCATCTAGTTTCACAATTAAAAGGAGTACAGagtttcttaaaattttttaattaaatgtttaacatttttaaaacatttttttttatctttgttaaaaactgttatatattaaaaaaaaagattttatttttattatattttaatttaagaatattttctttgaacTTAGCTTTATAACttcttttttaacttaaaaaaatatgttattaacAAAATGGTTAATTTTCTTTATCACTTTCTTAACATTGTTTTTGatcttataaaatttttttaaataaataattattaaaaaatatgtcttccaaagtttttaaaatacctatttGTCAAATTGtactttgttttaaaataaatgttgttatattttaagttatttactgctttttatattgttatttatttaagctgaCATAAAAAGGATTTATTTTCTCTCATGCCCCTCTTAAATTAAGtttgttgtatttttctttttaatttattttttttattttctttaactaCTAGGTTCTGCTGTCCATTTACGTGCTGATGAGTGAGTGCAATCCGGATGATCCGCTGGTCATGTGCATTGCGGATCAGTACAAGAC containing:
- the LOC108024440 gene encoding ubiquitin-conjugating enzyme E2-17 kDa gives rise to the protein MSSEQQAQQPEAEGSHEQEAEAESETLVAEVPSIPSVASSVEENAPSTSRTGKTAAPLSGCVVRIKHELQDIRRHPPPNCSAEMQNEDLFRWTAGVNGPPGSVYEGGHFRLDIRFPASYPFRPPRIRFTTRIYHCNVDSRGAICLDVLGERWSPVMNVSKVLLSIYVLMSECNPDDPLVMCIADQYKTNRKEHDKIARHWTKLFAMTKAQTKDGEEDQDQAQEDSQKQEPVASQSEK